In the Labilithrix sp. genome, one interval contains:
- a CDS encoding PQQ-dependent sugar dehydrogenase yields the protein MCREVLLSLVLVSACTSADNAPSQPDGGSVASSTSSSGTVASSSSGDPAGVVDSGADVVRPSGAPVETNPPNAPSQTPAFPGQTRAPGHATNVAFDVRVVASGLGVPWAVAFLPDGAKLVTSRAGQMRIVSASGEVSSPLAGVPAVAANGQGGLLDVVVDPAFAQTSLVYFTYSEPRTGGSGTAVARARLAGGSLADVQVIWRMPETRNSSQHFGARLVFARDGSLFVATGERAVGDGSGNARDLASSYGKVIRVRPDGAIPEDNPLVGRAGALPEVFAAGLRNPQAAALNPWTGELWTVEHGPRGGDEVNVIRAGKDYGWPTVTYGINYNGSPVGEGVTSRAGIEQPLYYWDPVIAPAGAAFYDAEAFPAWRGSLFIGSLAQRHLVRLTLEGERIIGEERLLVERAGRVRDVRVGPTGTIFVTDESAGELLELVPR from the coding sequence ATGTGTCGCGAGGTTCTTCTGTCTCTCGTGCTCGTGTCGGCGTGCACGTCGGCGGACAACGCGCCATCGCAGCCTGACGGCGGTAGCGTCGCGTCCTCGACGAGCTCGAGCGGGACGGTCGCGAGCTCGTCCTCGGGTGATCCTGCCGGCGTCGTCGACTCCGGCGCGGACGTGGTGCGGCCGAGCGGAGCGCCGGTCGAGACCAACCCGCCGAACGCGCCGTCGCAGACGCCCGCGTTCCCGGGACAGACGCGCGCGCCCGGCCACGCGACGAACGTCGCCTTCGACGTGCGCGTCGTCGCGAGCGGGCTCGGTGTCCCGTGGGCCGTCGCCTTCTTGCCGGACGGCGCGAAGCTCGTCACCTCACGTGCGGGACAGATGCGTATCGTCTCCGCAAGTGGCGAAGTCTCCTCGCCGCTCGCCGGCGTGCCGGCGGTCGCCGCGAACGGGCAGGGCGGCCTCCTCGACGTCGTCGTCGATCCCGCCTTCGCGCAGACGTCGCTCGTCTACTTCACGTATTCGGAGCCTCGCACCGGCGGCAGCGGCACCGCGGTCGCGCGCGCGCGGCTCGCCGGAGGAAGCCTCGCCGACGTGCAGGTGATCTGGCGCATGCCCGAGACGCGGAACAGCTCGCAACACTTCGGCGCGCGGCTCGTCTTCGCGCGCGACGGCTCCCTCTTCGTCGCGACGGGCGAGCGTGCCGTCGGTGACGGCTCCGGCAACGCGCGCGACCTCGCGAGCTCGTACGGGAAGGTGATCCGCGTCCGCCCCGACGGAGCGATCCCGGAGGACAACCCGCTCGTCGGTCGCGCGGGCGCGCTCCCGGAGGTCTTCGCGGCGGGCCTTCGCAACCCGCAGGCCGCGGCGCTGAACCCGTGGACCGGCGAGCTCTGGACGGTGGAGCACGGCCCTCGCGGCGGAGACGAGGTGAACGTCATCCGCGCCGGCAAGGACTACGGCTGGCCGACCGTCACGTACGGCATCAACTACAACGGCTCGCCGGTCGGCGAAGGCGTCACGTCGAGGGCCGGGATCGAACAGCCCCTCTACTACTGGGACCCCGTCATCGCTCCGGCGGGCGCCGCCTTCTACGACGCAGAGGCGTTCCCCGCGTGGCGCGGGAGTCTGTTCATCGGGTCCCTCGCGCAGCGGCACCTCGTACGCCTCACGCTGGAGGGAGAGCGCATCATCGGTGAGGAGCGCCTCCTCGTCGAACGCGCGGGCCGCGTTCGCGACGTGCGCGTCGGCCCGACGGGGACGATCTTCGTCACCGACGAGTCCGCCGGCGAGCTCCTCGAGCTCGTGCCGCGCTGA